The DNA segment GATAGTCGCCATTATTATGCTGGCCGCCCCCGTCGGCCTTGGCGCTTACTTTGCCTCCACCATGGCGAGTCAAGATCCGCAGCTTGTGGTGACCTTTGCCCGCGCCGTGGGATTATTTTTAGTAGCCTGTTTTATCTACCTCACCGTCGGCTCCACCTTTTATGCCTGGCTAGGCGGCGGCATGCACGGAATTAGACAATTTTGGCGCCACGCCCTCGAACCCGCAGTGACCGCATTAGGTACGACTTCCTCCCTCGCAACCCTGCCAGTTACCTTAAGGGCCGCCCTGAAGATGGGGATAAAACCCGAAATCGCCGATATCAGCCTGCCGCTGCTGGTGAATTTGAATAAGGGCGGCGCATCCATTATCACCGCACTGAAGATTGTGTTTATCTACTCTCTGCTCGGTTTAGATTTCACGGTCGATGTGTTTATGGTAACCATACTCATCTCCGTCCTATCCGCCTTCATCATTGGTGGCGTGCCGGGCGGCGCCTTCCTTGGGGAGATTTTTATCGTCACTACCTTAGGATTACCAATGGAAACCATCCCCATTCTGGTGGTGATAGGCGCCATTACCGACGCACCTTCCACCGTGATAAACGTCGTCCACGATCTAAATGCTAGCCAGATTGTTGAACGCCTCAACCGTAAAAGGCTTGAGCCATAGGGCTGTAATTGCCGAATAATTGACAACGAAACTCATCTGATTAGAATGCCAAACCATTGAAACAGAGCACATTTGTGCCGAGTAAAATCCGCAATACCAAAACGCTGAGTCGATCAAACGAGTCAGCCACATGGAAGCGATGCGGTTTTTCAAACATAAACAATGGAGTGGTTATGCGTTGGTTGGCTTGGTTAGTTGTATGCGGGTATCTCAGTGGATGCGCAGCGGTAACATCGAGAATGGGAACAGATTCAACCTGGGGCCACTCATTTTCGAGTGTGCAAACAGCTGTCGATAATGGCGAGGAGTGTGTGGTGATATCCGCGATATCCGCTCCGCCTCTACTGCTGTTTACTGTCCCACTGACACTGGTGGATATGGGCGGCTCACTGGTAGTAGATGCAGTGATGCTACCCGTCGATTTGGCGATCACCCCAAGCAATCCAGAGCTTCGCACCCCACGGTCTATGTTCTGCCGCTATAACTACAGTATTTAAACATATTCGCCAGCCATAAATTACCTTAGCCTCAACCCGTGAGGCTAAGGGGTAATGTCATATCGGCATAGGGGTGCAACTAGGTCGCCTAGCGCACCCCATTCGTAGCCGCTTCGAGCAAGCCCTGTTCAATCCGTTAACGATGGGCTTTTATCACCTCTAGCAACTTCGCGATATCGGCCTCATCGTTATAGATATGCGGCGATACGCGTATTCCTAAACTGCGGGCATCGACACTGATATTCGCCTCCGCCAACGCCGCCATGATGGGTGCTTGGCGCTCGCCAAATTGCAGGATCAAGGTGCCACTGCGCTTATCGGCTTCCCGTGGCGAGACCAACTCATGCTCCAATGTCTGGACGACACTTTCCATCAACTGCAAGTTATGTTCACGCATCGCCTGCGAGCCAATATTGGCAAAATATTCAATGCTGTGGGCAGCAATCGCATAGGGCGCGATAGAAGGCGTACCGCCCCAAAACCGCAGCGCAGTTGGGTGATAGCGGAAATCATGGATATCAAACTCGAAGGGATTCTCATGGCTAAACCAACCCACATCCTGCGGCTGACACTGGGGCAAAATAGCCGGATTGACCCACAGATACGCAGCCCCAGGGCCTGAGCATAACCATTTCACACTCGAACCAATCATAAAGTCCGGCTGTAGCTTGGCTAAATCCAGCGGTAAAATCCCAGCCGATTGCGCTACATCCACGAGACTCAAGCAGCCACGCTCACGGGCAAGGGGAATGATCTGCGCCAATGGCGCCTGCTGACCAGTATTAGAATAGGCATGGCTGACAAAGACTACATCGACATCGGCACAAATATGCGCGTCCCATACATTGGGGTCGGTGACATCTAAGCCCTTGGGAATAAAGCGCAGTTCACAGCTTGCGGGCAATGCCTTTTTCAGGGCAAACCCCATGCTGGGAAAATCAATCTCGCTCATCAGCACCACGGCGCCGCCATCCCGCGTTAATCTATCGAGGGACATCACAATTTTGGTCAAAGCGCTCGATAGATTCACCTGCGGGCAAAAGTCCTGCGGCTGACCATTAAATAGGCTCGCCAGCGCCGCGGTAAAGTTATCAATAACGCCCAACCATTGACCCCAAGGCTCGCGGCCAGACTCCTGCCAAGGCGCAAAAAATGCCTGCTTGAACGCCTGCTCGGTCGATTTGAGTGGCCGCCCCACTGAATGGTTGAGCAGATAGCCTGGGCCTGCGAGGCAAAAGTCTTGTTTTACGTTTAGCAGCATGGCCTTACCTTAAACTGTCTTTGAGTTTTTTCAGATCGTGATAACGGGTACGAATATCGTGTCGCAACACCGCGGCGCGTCTATCCCTTAAGCGCTCGAGGGAGCCGAGAAGTACATGCAACGGTGGGCCGCTGGCGGTGACCTTGGCTAAATGTTGCTGCTCCATATTCACCGAAGGCTCGGCAATGTATTTAGTCACCAACTCATTGTGGTGTTGAATGGCGGTTTCGCCATGCAATTCACAGACTTCGATAAACAGCTTAAGGTTTTCCTGATACCAGTCCTGCTGCACGCTGGCCTTTGACTGTAAAAAGTCATCCATCAAATTCGGACGGCGCATACACTCCCGCAGGATTTGTTGATCCTCTGGCATCATGTATAAAAACTTATCCACCAGCATTTGCGAATAGGCCGATTCGTTGGCAAAACATAGACCTAGGGTTAAATCGATAACGTTAATTCCGGCAAAGTCGCCAGCATTGGCGCCGCGATACACCACTGAGCCAACCCGATAGGGTTTGTAATAGGGGCGCACACAATAGAAGAAGCGGTCGGTATCTAACCGCTTGAATAACTGCTGGTTTGACTCAATCACATCCTGCAATGCCTGCTTGGCCACCCGCAGTAAATCGTGGCTAATAGGATGAGAGATCCCCAAGGGCTGAATTTTTAATAAGGCATCGCTGGCGCGCTTATAAGCCAAGATGCCCTTAGTGTTGTAATCCACAAACAGCTTCTCGTCGGACAAATCGGTAAAGCGTTTGTAGATACCATTGTGGGCACGGTTATGGGTGGTCAAATGAGCAGTAGCAAAGCGTGGCGTCACACCGATGGAGGCGCCGATATGCATAGCGAGCGCCGAAGCCTCGACCAGTGGCGAAGTGGTTTCCCGCGTAGGCTCGGTAATCTCGTGGCGACGACAGGCAGCCATATACAGGCCGACATTTCCTAGCAGATCGAAGGCACTGTCGAAGCCTTCATCAGTATTACCTTCATCGAGCAGCGCCTTAATCAGCTCACGCCCTTCACTTTCTAATGTTTGCTTAAGCTCGGTGCCGATATCTAGCACATTGGCGCGATCGGTCTGCTGGTAATAAAGCTGTTCGAGCTGGGAGTTGAGTTCCACAAAGCGACTGCGGATCCACTCATCGAAAGCTTCGGTGTTATAGGTGGCAGGTTTCACTTGGACATCCTTGGAAATTGTTATGGTTATTTTTACCGGAGCAAGTACTGATAGACGCGTTTTTACTTGGCTACTCGCGTCTTTAGCGTATCCGAGTTAACAAGAATGCAACTTATACTCGCGCGTTTCTAGCGCTAGCTCAAATTTATGAAAAATCCAATGCCACTTTTTATTTACACCTTGCGCCAGCGCAAGTTCTCAAATCCATTCCCCTCGCACAATAGCGCCAAATAAAGCTAGTCCTAATGCAAATCGCGCGGCAGGTTCCGCAGGGGTGAATCAAATGATTTTAATGGAGTTTATTGTCGTACTCGGCTGTTTACTGCTCGGTACCCGTTATGGCGGTATGGGGCTAGGACTGATAAGTGGTATTGGCTTATTTTTACTGACATTTGTGTTTGGTCTCGCGCCCGGAAAACCGCCCGTACAGGTGATGCTCACCATTCTTGCGGTGATCGGCTGTGCCTCGGTGTTACAAACCGCAGGTGGTTTAAATGTGATGATGCAGTTTGCCGAGCGTTTACTGCGCCGCCATCCACAATACATCACCATTCTGGCGCCGCTCACCACCTGGACCTTAACCTTTTTATGCGGAACTGGCCATGTGGTTTACACCATGTTCCCGATCATCTCCGATATCGCCCTGAAGAAAAATATTCG comes from the Shewanella seohaensis genome and includes:
- a CDS encoding aminotransferase class V-fold PLP-dependent enzyme — encoded protein: MLLNVKQDFCLAGPGYLLNHSVGRPLKSTEQAFKQAFFAPWQESGREPWGQWLGVIDNFTAALASLFNGQPQDFCPQVNLSSALTKIVMSLDRLTRDGGAVVLMSEIDFPSMGFALKKALPASCELRFIPKGLDVTDPNVWDAHICADVDVVFVSHAYSNTGQQAPLAQIIPLARERGCLSLVDVAQSAGILPLDLAKLQPDFMIGSSVKWLCSGPGAAYLWVNPAILPQCQPQDVGWFSHENPFEFDIHDFRYHPTALRFWGGTPSIAPYAIAAHSIEYFANIGSQAMREHNLQLMESVVQTLEHELVSPREADKRSGTLILQFGERQAPIMAALAEANISVDARSLGIRVSPHIYNDEADIAKLLEVIKAHR
- a CDS encoding YceK/YidQ family lipoprotein, which translates into the protein MGTDSTWGHSFSSVQTAVDNGEECVVISAISAPPLLLFTVPLTLVDMGGSLVVDAVMLPVDLAITPSNPELRTPRSMFCRYNYSI
- a CDS encoding PrnB family protein — protein: MKPATYNTEAFDEWIRSRFVELNSQLEQLYYQQTDRANVLDIGTELKQTLESEGRELIKALLDEGNTDEGFDSAFDLLGNVGLYMAACRRHEITEPTRETTSPLVEASALAMHIGASIGVTPRFATAHLTTHNRAHNGIYKRFTDLSDEKLFVDYNTKGILAYKRASDALLKIQPLGISHPISHDLLRVAKQALQDVIESNQQLFKRLDTDRFFYCVRPYYKPYRVGSVVYRGANAGDFAGINVIDLTLGLCFANESAYSQMLVDKFLYMMPEDQQILRECMRRPNLMDDFLQSKASVQQDWYQENLKLFIEVCELHGETAIQHHNELVTKYIAEPSVNMEQQHLAKVTASGPPLHVLLGSLERLRDRRAAVLRHDIRTRYHDLKKLKDSLR
- a CDS encoding dicarboxylate/amino acid:cation symporter, coding for MWQKLKPYQDSIVLLSALLLGGMIGIYWPSLALKLKPLGQIFLNLLFMIIVPLVAISVTSSIARMTDLKKLGAILVSIMGVSILMAIIPAVGITLLALMFDPAQGVTLDLNQTVSDTSGKMDFVALLTTNDFSGLLSKSNILALIIMSVIAGIAIGQSGEDGRKVSALLDSFNTVIMKIVAIIMLAAPVGLGAYFASTMASQDPQLVVTFARAVGLFLVACFIYLTVGSTFYAWLGGGMHGIRQFWRHALEPAVTALGTTSSLATLPVTLRAALKMGIKPEIADISLPLLVNLNKGGASIITALKIVFIYSLLGLDFTVDVFMVTILISVLSAFIIGGVPGGAFLGEIFIVTTLGLPMETIPILVVIGAITDAPSTVINVVHDLNASQIVERLNRKRLEP